DNA sequence from the Malus domestica chromosome 11, GDT2T_hap1 genome:
CTGGATATGGTTCCAATTCTCAATCTTGTCTGAATTCCACTTAATACAGGTAGGACCAATGATGTATGTGATGAAGATGAATGTTTTTTGGGCAAAACAATTTCTAACTGACCAGAGTCAAGGACAGGCAACATTGCAGGTGATGTGGAAATAGTAGCATTAGAACTGTTAAGATGAACTGGGGATACTGATTCTTGTacatttgaagattgagaatTACTGAACGCAGTGGTATTGGAGAGTGAACTACGAGAACCAATGAAATTACTGTGAGCAGGTACATGTGACTGTGAAGCAGAAGTAGACAACCGAACAACAATTGGTCTTAACTGTGTACTAGTACTTGAACATGATTGAGAGGAAGTAGAAGTTCTAACCAAATCCagataggaaaaaaaaactttcatcaTATATTATATTGTGAGACACCATAATCTTATATGTCAAAACATTGTAACAAAGAGCACCATTATATCCATAAGAATAACCAAGAAACATACAATGCATGGACTTGGTTTGTAGTTTGTTGATATTGTATGGCCTAAGATATGGATAAATGGCATAACCAAATATCTTGACAAAAGACAAATTAGGAGTCTTACCAAATACTATCCAAAAGGAAGACTCCATCTTGAATGTCTTACAAGGCATCCGATTAATCAGGAACACAGCATGTGCCATTGCATGATACCAAAATTTCTGTGGTAACTTGgcaacatataacaaagtgatgGAAGTCTCAATTAAGTGCTGTTGTTTCCTTTCTGCCAATCCGTTTTGCTGTGGGGTgtaataacatgaaaaaaaatGCATAATTTCATTGGTAGAAAGATAACTCTGAAATGCATTACTCATAAACTCTCCACCACCATCAAATTGTAAAATCTTAATTCGAATATGAAATTAGTTCTGAACATAAGCACAAAATTTTAGAAATGTTCCAAAAACTTCAACTTATTGATTAAAAGGTAAATCCATACAATCCTAGTGGCTTCATCTATAAAAGACACATAATATCTAAAGCCCTTAAGAGACATAGTTGGTGAAGGCCCCCACACATCTGTGTGAATCTTATGAAAATGAACCTCAATCTTATCTAATCACTCAGGAAAATGAATCATACTCATCTTTCCATCTAGACAATGTGTACAAACTTTCACATGATCATCTGTAATACAAGAATTTTTAGAATCTCTTAGCATAGTAGTCAACACCTTATTAGAAGGGTGCCCAAGCCTTTGATGCCACAGGGTACTCCTCACTGCATGCCCCAAGAAAGCAAAAGACAAACCACCTTTATTCAACAATGTAGGAAAAATATATACAGGAACTTTGAACAGTTCATTATTGCTACTCTTTCCTTGATGAAGTATCACCCCTGTTACCTTGTCTTGCACAAAAAAAACTGTTATTCATTACATATAAACCAACTATGATTATCTTTGCATAACTTCTTCATAGATAACAGATTTATAGTCAACATAGGAACATGCAAAATATTCTTATGAAATAAAGAATGCGATGGAGTCTATAAAGTTCCATTGCCACTATGTTTAATTATCAAACCTTCATTATTTCCCATAACTATTTTCCATATGGAGTAGCTCTTGAAAGTAATGTGACATCAGGACTCATATGATGAGATGCTCCTGTGTTAAGAATCCAAGAATCTCCTACAACAAATTCATAAGGGTTTTGAGCATTCATTGCTATGAAATTTGCTTGACCAGAAGATGTTGCTCCATTTGCTTGAACAACATATTGATTAAGAGGTGAAAACATTGGTGGTTGAGGTCAAAGAACTTATTGAAAACCCTAATATGCATAGTTAGCAGAGAGATAGAGGAGGTTGATTCCCTTGGTAAGAATAATTGCCTCTGTGCTTGTAATTAATAGCTATATGGCCTCGttttccacaaatttgacattctAGAATAGGCTTCCTATTGGTTTCATTTCTATACAGACAAGTCACTGTAGTGTGACCCTTTCGAGAACAAATCTGACATTCAGGAATAGGTTCATACCTATTATTAGAATTACCAAATCAAGGTTGCCATGAATTTCCATTTCGAGCACCATTGAATCGAGGCTTGTATCCATCATTACCTCTAGGCCTATAAGAGTTATTGTTATAAGACCTAGAACCTTGACCAGAATTCTGTTGAGACTAAAAAATTAGTTCCAATAGATTGAAAAACACCCTAAGAGGGAGATTGATAACCAACATTAGATGAAGATTTATTTCCATCATGATATCCCTGTGAAGACTGTGAGGAAGAACTAGAACTAGAAGAATTTTCAACACCACCCTGAGTAAGACCATTAACATACATAACAGTCATACTATGTACTAGAGATTTCATTCTAGCCTCAACACTCTTCTCAGCACCCACCAATTGTAATAAGAGTATCCCTAGCCAAGATTACAATCCTAATCATATCATAATCAGAGGGTAGACCAGACAAGGCAGCAATAATCAGATCATTATCAGAAACTTTTTCCCCAGCTGCTTGTAACTGATCTTTAAGTGCTTTCAATCTCaatatatatttgtcaattgtaTCATTATCCTTTTGCAAAGTATGAAGCTCATCTTTTAAGTGATTAACACTAGTACTAGACACATCCATATAACGATCTTGTAATGCAGTCCAGGCCTCATACGATCTTTTACAACCAACAACATGTTCAATAGCATCATTACTTAAAGTAGCAATCAACAGACTTAACAAAGCCATATCTTCCTTAACCCAGTCTTTATATGCAGTACTAATTTCTTTGGTAACCCCATATTCAGGTGTAAGAACAAACTTTGGAGGACAAATCAACTTTCCAGTGAAATGAGCAAGAAGATCATATCCACGAagtacaaaacaaaattgaaaactcCATTTGATAAAGTTTTCATGACTAAGCTTACTTGTAAGCATACCAAGCAGACTTTCAATCTTCACAGTAGTAGACATGATGATCACAAACAATCTTTGTAATACCACAAATCAAGAAATAGATCAAGAACCCAGATGGCTAGAAAATTACCCAGATGAAATTTCACTCAACAACTgtgtaaaattaccaaaaactGAACAAGAATCAAttcttatatatatgtatacaaaaaTCTTCCGAAGTCAACAACTTCGTATGGCATCGGTTTTCACTCAATTCATTAAACTCATAAAATTGAGCACAATTATGGCATCGGCCTTCAAACAATTTTCAATCAATATTACAAGAACTCAAACATATATGGCATCAGCCTTCATGAAATCAAACAGAAATGTTGTAATTTCGACTACAGAGAAAGAACCATATCACCTCTTTTCCAGTGAAGTTAACAGCATAAGAAGAATCCAGCATCAGCCACGCAAGCGATACTGGCTCTCAATACCATATTAACACTCACAATAGAGAATCAAGAAACAGAGAAATCAAGGATTCAGAGAAAAATTAAGAGAGAAGAAAGGAAGCTAAGAAGTATTTCACTAGAGAAAACAGTAATTACAATTGAACTTATCTTTCTacaaatgagagagaaagagtattTATACACTAATATTCAGCTTAGGTAGCTTAGGACATAAGCCACAGTTTATGTGTCAATACTGCTGACGTGGCATGTCTGATATGGACAATAttaattaaggaaaactaatgaaaagggcttgaaaactttgagttttaatgataaggacaaaataaagggtaaagtgaatagtaccaggattgactttttagtgtaaaaatgtggtttttcgttaaagtgaacagtaccgggtgcttttcgttaaagttccctattaatTATGATGTACATATCCAATACATTAGGCCTTCTTTAGGCCTTGTTTGGTGTAAATTCTGCAGTTCCTAAGGAAAAATTAATGCCGACatcaaaattttagattttggaTAAGTTTACATTAATTTGTCTTTGATGAAGGTAGAAGAATGATTAATCATGATTAATCATGAAGGAAAGCTATCACTTCTAATCGTACCATTTTGTGGAGAATTAGAAGGGACAGCTTTCCCTCACAATGACTAATCCATCTTCCACCTTTAAGCTTgaacataatttaaaagttgACATTCATTTCTTCCTACATATATCGAATCTAGTGAGTTGTTCAATTGAAACCAATTCTACACGTACGCCAAATGAGAGGCCTTAATGTTTAAGCGAGAGGCAGTACTAATTAACTATTAAGTGTGCATGCTAGTGGATAACTAGAACTAATGATGCCTACACCTGGTCTGGAGTGACAGCTAAAGACTGAAGAATGTTGTTTATGTGGTGTTATGTATCCCTTTGGTTAAAGAGAATATATATGCTAATAGAGATTTTAGATGTCTAGATAAAAGCAATCATTTATATTTCACTAGTATTACTGCCACTTACATTCTCATAATTCTACTTAATAATTACCCAAGAAATCACTAATATCATGTCTTCCCCTTGTTCTATATATACAAAATTGAGACATTAAAACATAACCAAAGTTCACAATGCACACAGCCTTTGACTGATCTCTATAATCAATCAAAAAAGTCATCTTgatcatttggctttggagacGTCAACAGGGCCGTATACAATCTGAGCCTGTCCTCTCCCAGTGAAGAACACCTTGATAGAGGTCTCCTAGGCCTTATAAACGACAACGAAGTCAGCGTTAACCGGTGCTTGTACCTCCTCCAAGCCAACTGAATTGCCACAGCAGCCCAAGTCCTCCAACCGGGTGAGTAGTACCTTGCACTTCTCTTAACCTTTTCGTTCACAAATGTGTACCGAAAATGTTGAGTCACGTATTTGACATCCTCAGCTTCAAGGCTAAATGCCTCTGTGGTTTCAAGAGTGACTAATGTGGAGGAAGATGGTGGTAGTCTTTCTATAAAGGGCCTTCTGAGACACCATGACAAAAGCTCATCGCCGCTGAAGTTGCCAGGGCCTAACATGCAGCAACTTTTCACACCATCTCTGAGCACTTGACTGCTTTGAAGGTGACCCCTTACTACAAACAGCATTCTTTGAACTGGATCTCCTTCTCTAGTTATCTGTATGAAGCTCATAAAGGTCGCTGTTAAAATTTGAATTGCAGAAAGAAAAAGCAGGACTAGCAATTTTATTCTATGTACTATTGCTACCATATTTTACTTTGAAAGTTATCATTTAATGAGCATGTAATAGAGTAAAACTAGAATCGAACGTCTGTTGCTGTGAATGTGGCCTAAGTTGCACATAAAACTATAAGGTCCACAAGTATTGTCACGGCTCTTTTTAATCAACAATTAgtccatgagatttgaactCAGAACCTGCTCTAACAAAGTGAAGACTGAGTTTTACTAGATAAATAGTCATATGCCACGGGTACTGTTATAGTAAAAGAATAGGCATATCGGTTGGTAACTCACTGTTTCTCCTTTTGGGAATATAAGAGACTTCACACGGTCACAAATATTCTCAAGAACCAGATCATCCATATGTTGGAACAATGGCACCTGAAACAAGTTTCAATAACTAAGGAATTAGCTAGATAGTATTCATATTAATCTACTATGTACCTCTCTTGTaatgtttgtaattttgtacTTAGAACTGCCCAACTCTAGTTATTTGGAGGCTGGCCCTAACCATTATTTGACTAAAGTGAATAGATTAGAAGTGTGTATAGAAACATACTTGTCTTACTAAGTCCAAGCATAGATGATACTTGATGTCCCTCCTGAGGCCCTCAGGGAGGTTTCTGATCATCTCACATTCATCTACGCCACGCATGGCGGCCCATCTCTGGCGCTCGTAGTTTCGCACTCGCTGTCTAAACCCCTGAGGTAAATGCCTCTTCCTCATCCACCACTCTATGTTTCTCATCTTCAATTGCATTGCTTGTTTCTTAGATGTTGTCGCATGCAAAAACACCTGTACACACGTACAGTACTCAAAAGAAAGAGCATTAACCATGAATCCCTCTTGAACGTCTCgaattttcttatataagacAGTTTGACATGTTATGTTATTAGAATATAAATAAAGACTCTTGACTAAACAATATCATGTCTAAATGAGTGGTCCTAAAAAATCTTGCAAAGTTCTTTACCTTTATGTTTCCTATCAACATGGTGACCAAAAGCAGCCCACTAGTTAGAACAATGATGTTGAAAACAACCTCCAACCACTCAGTTGAGCTTTCCAAGTTTCCGAAGGTGCTGcacataattaaataaaattcaatcATCTAACACTTAACACAAagactgaaggtaatcaaaagCTAAAACAATACaacaacataaaataattaagaaTGGGTGGGAAAAAGAGGTGaaaatgaatagtacctgaGAGTCATTAGGCCCCAAAAGATGGGAAAAAGTATTTTTTCCAATCGGCTATCGTTTGTAACAAGCTGAACAGTCCATGAATAAGCTCCATAATCGTAATGATCGGCATTGTCTAAGCACGTCGACCGTGCTTTTCTGTTCTCCGCCCAGGCAAGTCTCGCAGTGTCTCTGAGAGTGTTTGTTGCTCCGTAGTAAATAGGGTCTTTGCAAGCTAGTATTCTGAGGCCGCATCCACTTGATTCTCTGCATTGCTCTTTCAAGCATTTCTCTGCCCGTTGAATTCCTAACAAGTACCAACATGCTCCTGCAGCCTGCAAATTAACATCAGATCATAGACAGAGAaagataattaaaaatatttaaatcaaGTCTCTCCTGTCGCAAATTAGCAGCTTAATTctctaaacccaaaaccctaaataatAAGATGGTTGACACAATAAAAACTTTTATTATTTGGATAATATGATGGGTTATAGGCAAGAAAAAATATGTTTTGAGGGGAAAAGttgaattttgtaaaaaaaagctATACATGTTTCTACTTTTGAGGTGGATCTGCACCGGTATATCCGGGGAACAACATCAGCACGGAAGATAATTAGAGAATCTAAAGATTTCTTAATCTTtttgtttaagaaaaaaaaattcttaatcaCGTACGCATCTTTTGTCTCTTCCTAACACTccttttggacaaaaaaaaaacaattatattaTAAGCGAAAAAGAAAGGGTGTAAAATGACACAATATGTTGGCTAAATTACAATATACCACTTCATGTTTAGATAGAATTGCAACATCATACAATATTTCTAATAAAATTCAATTTTATACAGTAATTAACATTTCATTACAACATCATACATTCGTTAATCAAACAGTTAATTTGACCATTGAGTAATGATGTGGTAAATAAAAAACCTATATTTTTGCTGATGTTGTAGTCAAATTTGTttacataaattaaaaataaaatgggtCCACCCCTACAATCCTACTCTAACTTCCCATTTCCTCCTTCCCCATCTCCTCCCTCACAGCCACCGCTGATAAACACCATCCTCACCCTCCTATCATCGGtgaccacctctctctctcttcggtTTGAGGAAGCAACCCACAGTCTCCTCGGTTTCATTGCATCTACATCTGCCGTCGTCAAGCCCCGTCTTGTACAACCTCTGATCGTCTCCGTGCTCCCGCTCCTCCTCTTCCTGCTCTCCCTCCCCGCTATCAAGCTAGAGCCGTCGCGATCTCTCGCGCAGCATTGGGCCACGAAGAACCTACCAGACATCACCTCCTTCGCGGCTTCGTCTCCTTCATCGATGTTTTCAGTTCATCTCCTGCAACCTCTTTGCGTCCTTCGTTTGCATCGCCTCATCATCTCCACTCTCTCTCAGAGCTAGCTATTACCCCCAAATCAATTGAAAGTTGAAACCCTAAATTCCCGAATTGGCCCCAAATTCCTGTTGGGATTCTCAGACGAGTTCTATTTGCAGGATTCATCCAGAGTTCAAACATGGTACGattcattatttttgtttacTGGAATTTGGGATTGGTTGTGCTTCAACTCCATAGCGAAGAGGCAGAGAGTTCTGGGGACAAGAAAGCTACGGACATTTCTTAGATGAAGTGTGATTGAAGCCTTGAAGGGGCGGGGGGGGGGCATGATGGACGGGGTGGGACCCACTtggcattaagttcttttttcttttttaaatttatttattctcttttttaaattaatttatttgaatttttttatctttatggACTggcacgtcatcagttaacggttaacttaacaaaatttttaacgaatgtataaaattgaaatgaaatgttAAATAATGTATGAaattaaaaagttttaaaaatattgtaCGAGATTGCAATTACCATCAAACTTAAAGGGGTAAATGTATGTTTGTTAGTCTGTGGTtatgtgattataagattaGAAATAATTATCAATGTGAAGTATGAGTGGGAAAAACCATTTCATTGTACTGTAAATACGATTCGATACATTAAATGTTAAGATGCAATTAATTGAATatattttaatcaaaattttaatcaatTATATTATGACATTTAGTGTATCAAACCATATTTCTGGCATACTAGAAAAATCTCTTATGAATGGGTGACACAATGCTTAAAAAGAAGGTCCAATTTTTTGCCCTCATTCTTGGCAGTGAGAGCGCTTTTCCAAATCACATGTAGAACGATTGGGCCAAGCTTCTTGTTTTCGATTCTCGATTAATCATTCATGCCATGGGTAGAATTATGTTAATCTTCTTGGTC
Encoded proteins:
- the LOC103448605 gene encoding cyclic nucleotide-gated ion channel 4-like, with the translated sequence MPGEHEISQTSSRMQHYISDEESESEDHEDHEVREDDEESDGSSTSHGGNFENNCLYNMCSLQRRRRPGWSLGQVLDPRAKWIQEWNRIFLLVCASGLIIDPLFFYALSISQSCMCLFVDGWLAITVTVLRCMTDVLHVWNMWLQLKMAKRYSFTAMVGGDGGGATGLRDTSPRSVALKYLKSKKGFLFDLFVILPIPQIILWVVIPSLLERGSVTVVMTVFLMFFFQYLPKIYHSVCLLRRMQNLSGYIFGTVWWGIALNLIAYFVAAHAAGACWYLLGIQRAEKCLKEQCRESSGCGLRILACKDPIYYGATNTLRDTARLAWAENRKARSTCLDNADHYDYGAYSWTVQLVTNDSRLEKILFPIFWGLMTLSTFGNLESSTEWLEVVFNIIVLTSGLLLVTMLIGNIKVFLHATTSKKQAMQLKMRNIEWWMRKRHLPQGFRQRVRNYERQRWAAMRGVDECEMIRNLPEGLRRDIKYHLCLDLVRQVPLFQHMDDLVLENICDRVKSLIFPKGETITREGDPVQRMLFVVRGHLQSSQVLRDGVKSCCMLGPGNFSGDELLSWCLRRPFIERLPPSSSTLVTLETTEAFSLEAEDVKYVTQHFRYTFVNEKVKRSARYYSPGWRTWAAVAIQLAWRRYKHRLTLTSLSFIRPRRPLSRCSSLGEDRLRLYTALLTSPKPNDQDDFFD